A region from the Drosophila bipectinata strain 14024-0381.07 chromosome 3R, DbipHiC1v2, whole genome shotgun sequence genome encodes:
- the jigr1 gene encoding uncharacterized protein jigr1 gives MEHLSHLYPPQLPKVRGRPRATYAQTGEFDLGLIREYRSRPVLYDRSNKRFKDKLYVAQQWEQMSHKLGYDATSLRDRMITLRNRYNIEKRRVENGLPSQGSQWPLFESLQFLGDHIRPRRSFKNMSRNDDDDEHYGMDDQSDSNGQNMSVKDEMEDESEIFDCEQTLPVTTVLGIPPTSDDANKSQRQSNGSDMANGKGYNHFAESYQNRHQPEYIISSPIVPKSINKRSAALDEPAIKRRAVQNVGMPSFYNTPALPPLPASYAKFHGFGEFMVHSLCDMPMTTALRLVQKFTRELVQTSLKHDDSGSSTKADQADATDPVDPENSSESQGEDFE, from the exons ATGGAGCATCTATCGCACCTATACCCCCCGCAGTTGCCGAAAGTGCGTGGCCGACCACGGGCCACCTACGCCCAGACTGGGGAATTCGATTTGGGCCTGATCAGAGAATACCGATCCCGCCCAGTGCTCTACGATCGCTCCAACAAGCGTTTTAAAGACAAACTGTATGTGGCCCAACAGTGGGAACAAATGTCCCACAAGCTAGGCTACGACG CAACCAGTTTAAGGGACCGCATGATCACATTAAGGAATCGCTACAACATTGAGAAGCGACGCGTTGAGAACGGACTCCCCAGCCAAGGGTCTCAGTGGCCGCTGTTTGAGAGCCTTCAGTTTCTTGGAGACCACATACGCCCTCGGCGCAGCTTTAAGAACATGTCCCGAAATGATGATGACGACGAACACTATGGCATGGATGACCAGAGCGATAGCAACGGTCAAAATATGAGTGTTAAGGATGAAATGGAGGATGAAAGCGAGATTTTCGATTGCGAACAAACACTTCCCGTTACCACAGTATTGGG TATTCCCCCGACTTCTGACGATGCAAACAAGAGCCAGCGGCAGAGCAACGGCAGCGACATGGCCAATGGCAAGGGCTACAATCACTTTGCAGAGAGTTACCAAAATCGTCATCAGCCGGAATATATCATCAGTAGTCCCATAGTTCCGAAGAGCATTAACAAGCGTTCAGCGGCGCTCGACGAGCCAGCTATCAAGCGCAGAGCTGTGCAAAATGTTGGAATGCCTTCCTTCTATAACACACCCGCTCTCCCACCTTTACCAGCGTCTTACGCAAAGTTCCACGGCTTTGGCGAATTCATGGTCCACTCCCTGTGCGATATGCCCATGACCACAGCTCTGCGTTTGGTTCAGAAATTCACCCGCGAGCTCGTCCAAACTTCCCTCAAACATGACGACAGTGGGAGCTCCACGAAGGCTGACCAGGCCGATGCCACCGACCCGGTCGATCCCGAAAACAGCAGCGAGTCTCAGGGGGAGGATTTCGAGTAG